In Sphingopyxis sp. FD7, a single window of DNA contains:
- a CDS encoding calcium-binding protein — translation MLKQLLLIGAAAVAVPAFAQATPPASDPANPSTSMEPTTPAPVPDTTSPAPAPDASAPSAASEPAPSGTAATPAQVARIVDQEFPTYDGDGNGELSDTEFAAWMKKLRAATDPSVNSESAEVKAWIGQAYAAADSDKSGGVNKAELTAFLSRGN, via the coding sequence GTGCTGAAACAACTGCTTTTGATCGGTGCCGCCGCTGTCGCCGTTCCGGCGTTCGCGCAGGCGACCCCGCCGGCCAGCGATCCCGCCAACCCGTCGACGAGCATGGAGCCGACGACCCCCGCACCGGTGCCCGATACGACCAGCCCGGCCCCGGCACCCGATGCCTCGGCGCCGTCGGCCGCGAGCGAGCCCGCGCCGTCGGGGACGGCGGCGACTCCCGCGCAGGTCGCCCGGATCGTCGATCAGGAGTTCCCGACCTATGACGGCGACGGCAATGGCGAGTTGAGCGATACCGAGTTCGCAGCGTGGATGAAAAAGCTGCGCGCCGCGACCGACCCGAGCGTCAATTCCGAATCGGCCGAAGTGAAGGCGTGGATCGGACAGGCCTATGCCGCCGCCGACAGCGACAAGTCGGGAGGGGTGAACAAGGCGGAGCTGACCGCCTTCCTGTCGCGCGGTAATTAA